In Haloterrigena turkmenica DSM 5511, a single genomic region encodes these proteins:
- a CDS encoding Nramp family divalent metal transporter, producing the protein MGIADRLKAIGPGALVAAAFVGPGTVTTASVIGAEYAYLLVWTIAFSILATIVLQEMSARLGLITKEGLGEAFRNEFSNPLARGVTITLVVSAIGIGTAAFQTGNIVGGAAGLATITGISENVWGPIMGLVAAGLLWTGSYKLIERVFIGLVIVMGLAFVLNAVMVRPDLTALGGGLVPTVPEGSAYLIAGLVGTTVVGYNLFLHASTVQERWDGAADLAECRTDTIAMVAVGGVITTAIVVTAAAVFPEGTQISDVGEMADQLEPVFGGYALTFFAIGLFAAGFTSSMSAPLAGAYATAGALGWERDLKSTRFRAIWLTIIGVGILFSALDYNPVEVIVFAQVANGLLLPILAVFLIYAMNNDDLLGEYTNSTLQNVLGGLVTLVVIGIGLRTLYDVLLL; encoded by the coding sequence ATGGGAATTGCTGACCGACTGAAGGCGATCGGTCCGGGGGCGCTGGTTGCGGCGGCGTTCGTCGGTCCGGGAACCGTCACGACGGCGAGTGTGATCGGTGCGGAGTACGCGTACCTGCTCGTGTGGACGATCGCGTTCTCGATTCTAGCGACGATCGTCCTCCAGGAGATGAGCGCGCGACTCGGCCTGATCACGAAGGAGGGACTGGGGGAAGCGTTTCGAAACGAGTTCTCGAACCCGCTCGCGAGGGGCGTGACGATCACGCTCGTTGTGAGCGCGATCGGGATCGGGACGGCGGCGTTCCAGACCGGCAACATCGTCGGCGGCGCCGCCGGGCTGGCGACGATTACGGGCATCAGCGAGAACGTCTGGGGCCCGATCATGGGACTGGTCGCCGCCGGCCTGCTGTGGACGGGCAGCTACAAACTGATCGAGCGGGTCTTCATCGGCCTCGTCATCGTCATGGGGCTGGCGTTCGTACTCAACGCCGTCATGGTCCGGCCCGATCTCACCGCGCTCGGGGGCGGCCTCGTGCCGACGGTCCCCGAGGGCTCGGCGTACCTGATCGCCGGCCTCGTCGGGACCACCGTCGTCGGCTATAACCTGTTCCTGCACGCCAGCACCGTCCAGGAGCGGTGGGACGGCGCCGCGGACCTCGCGGAGTGTCGGACGGACACGATCGCGATGGTCGCCGTCGGCGGCGTCATCACGACGGCGATCGTCGTCACCGCGGCCGCGGTGTTCCCCGAGGGGACACAGATCAGCGACGTCGGCGAGATGGCCGACCAACTCGAGCCCGTCTTCGGCGGCTACGCGCTGACGTTCTTCGCGATTGGCCTCTTCGCGGCCGGCTTCACGAGTTCGATGAGCGCGCCGCTGGCCGGCGCCTACGCCACCGCCGGCGCGCTCGGCTGGGAGCGCGACCTCAAATCGACCCGCTTTCGCGCGATCTGGCTGACGATCATCGGCGTCGGGATCCTCTTCTCGGCGCTGGACTACAACCCGGTCGAGGTCATCGTCTTCGCGCAGGTCGCCAACGGGCTCCTGTTGCCCATTCTCGCGGTCTTCCTCATCTACGCGATGAACAACGACGACCTGCTCGGCGAGTACACGAACAGCACGCTCCAGAACGTGCTTGGCGGACTCGTCACCCTCGTCGTGATCGGTATCGGACTTCGAACGCTCTACGACGTCTTGCTCCTCTAA
- a CDS encoding hydantoinase/oxoprolinase family protein: protein MTNSNPSDPTRNASITDHTPRTDGGASPSSDGTGTRIGVDVGGTFTDVALSVDDDLVTAKVPSTDPQHIGVLEGLRKACDDAGIDPAEIDEFAHAMTVSVNALLERGGAKTALVTTEGFRDVLEIGRQDRPELYDLEAEKPEPLVPRERRFEVSERTTADGVEEPVDPDEVRDLAATLRERDVEAVAISLLHAYADPENEERVAETLREELDVPVSASHEVLAEFREFERTSTTAVDAYVRPAIDRYVGRLVEESEDAGVPAPRIMQANGGIADPETVRDHAVTTTLSGPAAGVVGAAATVDDEDVEGLVTFDMGGTSSDVSLVRDGRAERTTDAEIDGLPIRTPMVDVNTVGAGGGSIAWVDAGGALRVGPRSSGADPGPACYGKGGTEPTVTDANVVLGYIGPETALGGEMTLDVEAAREALERLADEAGLESALEAARGVYRVANATMTRTIRSVTVERGHDPREFALVAFGGAGPMHAAALADSLEVDRVVVPRPGGVLSAFGLLAADESYDAVRTVGADLNEADPANLEAVYDGLVADVLADASDPDAARVERAADCRYAGQSFELTVPADEEFDAEAVAERFHEAHERAYGYALDEAVEVVNLRATATVPGSEPTVRHEGAGDAPIGTREAHFPGAGTEPQQATVYDRDRLAAGSTVSGPAILEQAESTTVVPPTWAGEILADGTLVMTRGGDSR, encoded by the coding sequence ATGACGAATTCAAACCCTTCCGACCCGACGCGGAACGCATCGATCACCGACCACACCCCCCGTACCGACGGCGGTGCGTCGCCCTCGAGCGACGGGACCGGCACCCGAATCGGCGTCGACGTCGGCGGGACGTTCACCGACGTGGCCCTCTCGGTCGATGACGACCTCGTCACCGCGAAGGTTCCCTCGACCGATCCCCAGCACATCGGGGTCCTCGAGGGCCTGCGTAAGGCCTGCGACGACGCGGGGATCGACCCCGCCGAGATCGACGAGTTCGCCCACGCGATGACCGTCTCGGTCAACGCCCTGCTCGAGCGCGGCGGCGCGAAGACCGCCCTCGTGACCACCGAGGGCTTTCGCGACGTCCTCGAGATCGGCCGGCAGGACCGGCCCGAGCTGTACGATCTCGAGGCCGAGAAGCCTGAACCGCTGGTGCCCCGAGAGCGGCGCTTCGAGGTGAGCGAACGAACGACGGCCGACGGCGTCGAGGAGCCCGTCGACCCCGACGAGGTCCGAGACCTCGCGGCGACGCTGCGCGAGCGAGACGTCGAAGCCGTCGCGATCTCGCTGCTGCACGCCTACGCCGACCCCGAGAACGAGGAGCGCGTCGCCGAGACGCTGCGCGAGGAACTCGACGTTCCCGTCTCCGCCTCCCACGAGGTGCTCGCGGAGTTCCGCGAGTTCGAGCGCACGTCGACGACGGCCGTCGACGCCTACGTGCGGCCCGCGATCGACCGCTACGTGGGCCGACTCGTCGAGGAGTCCGAGGACGCCGGCGTGCCGGCGCCGCGGATCATGCAGGCCAACGGCGGCATCGCCGATCCCGAGACGGTTCGGGACCACGCCGTGACGACGACGCTGTCGGGCCCGGCCGCTGGCGTCGTCGGCGCCGCGGCGACCGTCGACGACGAAGACGTCGAGGGACTCGTCACCTTCGACATGGGCGGCACCTCGAGCGACGTGAGCCTCGTCCGGGACGGCCGCGCGGAGCGGACGACCGACGCCGAGATCGACGGCCTCCCGATCCGGACGCCGATGGTCGACGTCAACACCGTCGGCGCGGGGGGAGGCTCGATCGCCTGGGTCGACGCCGGCGGCGCCCTCCGTGTCGGACCCCGCTCTTCGGGCGCCGACCCTGGTCCCGCCTGTTACGGCAAGGGCGGCACCGAACCCACCGTCACCGACGCCAACGTCGTGCTGGGCTACATCGGCCCCGAGACCGCGCTGGGCGGCGAGATGACCCTCGACGTCGAGGCGGCCCGCGAGGCCCTCGAGCGACTGGCCGACGAGGCCGGTCTCGAGAGCGCGCTCGAGGCGGCCCGCGGCGTCTACCGCGTGGCGAACGCGACGATGACGCGGACGATCCGTTCGGTGACCGTCGAGCGCGGTCACGACCCCCGCGAGTTCGCGCTGGTCGCGTTCGGCGGCGCGGGCCCGATGCACGCCGCGGCGCTGGCCGACTCGCTCGAGGTCGATCGCGTCGTCGTCCCGCGACCGGGCGGGGTCCTCTCGGCCTTCGGCCTGCTGGCGGCCGACGAGAGCTACGACGCCGTGCGGACGGTGGGAGCCGACTTGAACGAGGCCGACCCCGCGAATCTCGAGGCCGTCTACGACGGCCTCGTGGCGGACGTCCTCGCCGACGCCTCCGACCCCGACGCGGCGCGGGTCGAACGCGCGGCCGACTGCCGCTACGCGGGCCAGAGCTTCGAACTGACCGTCCCCGCCGACGAGGAGTTCGACGCGGAGGCCGTCGCGGAGCGGTTCCACGAGGCCCACGAGCGCGCGTACGGCTACGCCTTAGATGAGGCTGTCGAGGTCGTCAACCTCCGCGCGACGGCGACCGTGCCGGGATCGGAGCCGACCGTCCGCCACGAGGGCGCGGGCGACGCGCCCATCGGCACGCGGGAGGCCCACTTCCCCGGCGCCGGCACCGAGCCGCAGCAGGCGACAGTGTACGACCGGGACCGCCTCGCGGCCGGATCGACGGTCTCCGGGCCGGCGATCCTCGAGCAGGCCGAGAGCACGACCGTCGTCCCGCCGACCTGGGCGGGCGAGATTCTCGCGGACGGCACCCTCGTCATGACGCGGGGGGGTGATTCCCGATGA
- a CDS encoding hydantoinase B/oxoprolinase family protein, translating to MTPDSNETTNATSEPDESNATDADGIDPVTLEVLRNQLESVAEEMGQTLIRGAYSPNIKERRDCSTALFDAEGRMIAQAEHIPVHLGAMPAAVDAVLEYDPQPGDVFILNDPFRGGTHLPDVTMVSPIAPGADVGADGDDADGDESDIVGYAVSRAHHADVGGMTPGSMPAGAQEIYQEGLRLPPTRIVEGGEPREEVRSLVLANVRNPGERRADLRAQQAANERAEERLAALFDEHGRETVLEGFDAVIDYSRERIEDEIRKLPDGTYEATDVLEGDGVTDEDIAISVAVTIDGATIDVDFAGTDGQLDGNLNAPLAVAKSAVYFVVRCITDPEIPPNHGCYEPVAVRAPARTLLNPESPAAVVGGNVETSQRVTDVVFTAFAEAAPDRVPAQGQGTMNNLTIGARDGSFTYYETIGGGFGARADRDGMDGVQVGMTNTLNTPVESLENEYPLRVERYALRPDSGGHGRQRGGLGLERTVTVEQPATVSLLTERRRHAPKGVAGGESGATGENLIDGEEVAAKTTVDVAAGTTVTVRTPGGGGHGDPDERDADALDADRAAEKTTDADGEGDGE from the coding sequence ATGACGCCAGACTCGAACGAGACCACGAACGCGACGAGTGAACCGGACGAATCGAACGCGACGGACGCCGACGGCATCGATCCGGTGACCCTTGAGGTGCTGCGCAACCAGCTCGAGAGCGTCGCCGAGGAGATGGGACAGACGCTGATCCGCGGCGCCTACTCGCCGAATATCAAGGAGCGCCGAGACTGCTCGACCGCCTTGTTCGACGCCGAGGGTCGAATGATCGCGCAGGCCGAGCACATTCCCGTCCACCTGGGCGCGATGCCCGCGGCCGTCGACGCCGTCCTCGAGTACGATCCCCAGCCCGGCGACGTGTTCATCCTGAACGATCCCTTCCGAGGGGGGACGCACCTCCCGGACGTGACGATGGTGTCGCCGATCGCGCCCGGCGCGGACGTCGGAGCCGACGGGGATGACGCGGACGGCGACGAGAGCGACATCGTCGGCTACGCGGTCTCGCGGGCCCACCACGCCGACGTCGGCGGGATGACCCCCGGCAGCATGCCCGCCGGCGCCCAGGAGATCTACCAGGAGGGGCTTCGCCTGCCGCCGACGCGGATCGTCGAGGGCGGCGAGCCCCGGGAAGAGGTCCGCTCGCTCGTGCTCGCGAACGTCCGCAACCCCGGCGAGCGCCGCGCCGACCTCCGGGCCCAGCAGGCGGCCAACGAGCGCGCCGAGGAACGCCTCGCCGCGCTGTTCGACGAGCACGGCCGCGAGACGGTCCTCGAGGGCTTCGACGCCGTCATCGATTACTCTCGCGAACGGATCGAAGACGAGATCCGGAAGCTTCCGGACGGCACCTACGAGGCGACCGACGTCCTCGAAGGTGACGGCGTCACCGACGAAGACATCGCGATCTCGGTCGCGGTGACGATCGACGGCGCGACGATCGACGTCGACTTCGCGGGCACCGACGGCCAACTCGACGGGAACCTGAACGCGCCGCTGGCCGTCGCGAAGAGCGCGGTCTACTTCGTCGTGCGCTGTATCACCGATCCCGAGATCCCGCCGAACCACGGCTGTTACGAGCCAGTCGCCGTCCGCGCGCCCGCGAGAACGCTGCTGAACCCCGAGTCGCCCGCCGCCGTCGTCGGCGGCAACGTCGAGACCAGCCAGCGCGTGACCGACGTGGTCTTCACCGCGTTCGCCGAGGCGGCGCCCGACCGCGTGCCGGCCCAGGGACAGGGGACGATGAACAACTTGACCATCGGCGCCCGCGACGGCTCCTTTACCTACTACGAGACGATCGGCGGCGGCTTCGGCGCGCGAGCGGACCGCGACGGGATGGACGGCGTCCAGGTCGGCATGACCAACACGCTGAACACGCCCGTCGAGTCCCTCGAAAACGAGTATCCGCTGCGGGTCGAGCGCTACGCGCTTCGGCCCGACAGCGGCGGTCACGGCCGCCAGCGCGGCGGTCTGGGCCTCGAGCGCACCGTCACCGTCGAGCAGCCGGCGACGGTGTCGCTGCTGACCGAGCGCCGACGCCACGCGCCCAAGGGCGTCGCCGGCGGCGAGAGCGGCGCGACCGGCGAGAACCTGATCGACGGCGAGGAAGTCGCCGCGAAGACGACCGTCGACGTGGCGGCGGGAACGACCGTGACCGTCCGCACGCCCGGCGGCGGCGGCCACGGCGATCCCGACGAGCGCGACGCGGACGCGCTCGATGCCGATCGCGCGGCCGAAAAGACGACCGACGCGGACGGCGAGGGAGACGGGGAGTGA
- a CDS encoding aspartate racemase/maleate isomerase family protein yields the protein MRGRLGLIVPSSNTTAESEFRRALPDDVTVHGARMALESVTVDELDAMSDDAARAAELLGHADVDAVAYACTTGSLLHGPGFDAELEDRLSEAAGVPAIATARSVVRALEALDAERIAVVTPYTADLDAKEREFLEAAGFEVASIDGRGLEANTAIGALTPDDAVQQVIERVDGDELDAVFVSCTNYRSLAAVGSLESKLGVPVLTSNGATLWDVCGVAGLEVDLDGLGTLRECERP from the coding sequence GTGCGCGGCCGACTGGGACTGATCGTCCCCTCCTCGAACACGACGGCCGAATCGGAGTTCCGCCGGGCACTCCCCGACGACGTCACCGTCCACGGCGCGCGCATGGCACTCGAGTCGGTGACCGTCGACGAGCTCGACGCGATGAGCGACGACGCGGCGCGGGCGGCCGAACTGCTCGGCCACGCCGACGTCGACGCCGTCGCCTACGCCTGTACGACCGGCAGCCTGCTCCACGGACCGGGGTTCGACGCCGAACTCGAGGACCGCCTCTCGGAAGCGGCCGGCGTCCCCGCGATCGCGACCGCTCGGTCGGTCGTCCGCGCCCTCGAGGCCCTCGACGCCGAACGGATCGCGGTCGTCACGCCCTACACCGCCGATCTCGACGCGAAGGAGCGGGAGTTCCTCGAGGCCGCGGGGTTCGAAGTCGCCTCGATCGACGGCCGCGGCCTCGAGGCGAACACGGCGATCGGCGCGCTGACCCCCGACGACGCGGTCCAGCAAGTGATCGAGCGCGTCGACGGCGACGAACTCGACGCCGTCTTCGTCTCCTGTACGAACTACCGCTCGCTCGCGGCCGTCGGCTCCCTCGAGTCGAAACTGGGGGTGCCGGTACTCACGAGCAACGGCGCGACCCTGTGGGACGTCTGCGGCGTCGCGGGACTCGAGGTCGATCTCGACGGACTGGGGACGCTACGCGAGTGCGAGCGGCCGTAA
- a CDS encoding coenzyme F420-0:L-glutamate ligase has protein sequence MELEPVTGLPEVRPGDDIAELVAERVDLEPGDVLTVASTIVSKAEGRLADLEDYPVSGRAQEIADRIEEIAGEEKDPRFAQAVLDESAELLIDVPFLLAETRFGHICPNAGIDRSNVPDHDILLLPRKPSESAERICAGLEERGYEDVPVIVTDTCGRPFRHGQTGVAIGWAGMPASRDWRGEADRDGHELGVTVQSVVDELAAAANLVTGEGAGGVPAVAVRDWEFGDHDGSDELFRAVENDLVREALRDWEFDG, from the coding sequence ATGGAACTCGAACCAGTGACGGGCCTGCCAGAGGTCCGTCCCGGCGACGACATCGCCGAACTCGTCGCGGAGCGGGTCGACTTAGAGCCCGGTGACGTGCTCACCGTCGCGAGCACGATCGTCTCGAAGGCCGAGGGACGACTGGCGGATCTCGAGGACTATCCCGTCAGCGGCCGGGCACAGGAGATCGCCGACCGGATCGAGGAGATCGCCGGCGAGGAGAAGGACCCGCGGTTCGCACAGGCCGTCTTAGACGAGAGCGCGGAGCTGTTGATCGACGTCCCGTTCCTGCTGGCCGAGACGCGATTCGGCCACATCTGTCCGAACGCGGGGATCGATCGGTCGAACGTGCCGGACCACGACATCCTCCTGCTGCCCAGAAAGCCAAGCGAGAGCGCCGAGCGCATCTGCGCGGGACTCGAGGAACGGGGCTACGAGGACGTCCCTGTGATCGTCACCGACACCTGCGGACGCCCGTTCCGACACGGCCAGACCGGCGTCGCGATCGGCTGGGCCGGCATGCCCGCCAGCCGGGACTGGCGCGGCGAGGCGGACCGCGACGGCCACGAACTCGGCGTCACCGTCCAGTCGGTGGTCGACGAACTCGCTGCCGCCGCAAATCTCGTAACCGGCGAGGGCGCGGGCGGCGTCCCCGCGGTGGCCGTCCGCGACTGGGAGTTCGGCGACCACGACGGCAGCGACGAACTGTTCAGAGCGGTCGAGAACGACCTCGTTCGGGAAGCGCTTCGGGACTGGGAGTTCGACGGCTGA
- a CDS encoding class I SAM-dependent methyltransferase gives MAALEPGYVCRRCGWRLSRRDGELDCLNCGETIPIANGIPRFPVPNGVSDSSHETVFDRLAPVYETPVWFRPLYRLIGGATAPRDDRSTIASMLEPEAGAGAEIEAEAEAPTVLDVACGTGRITRRVAGDAASVVGVDISGGMLERAQRYAVREGIENVAFARMSADELWIGTDAFDRVACCWALHLFPDIDAALAEIRRVLRPGGRLVGTTIVDEYVLGAAPVRAVARLTVGAEPFDVESFRDRLRETGFSSLEFDRRGSALFFRARAE, from the coding sequence ATGGCCGCGCTCGAACCGGGATACGTCTGCCGACGCTGCGGCTGGCGGTTGTCGCGGCGGGACGGCGAACTGGACTGTCTGAACTGCGGGGAGACGATCCCGATCGCGAACGGGATCCCGCGTTTCCCGGTCCCCAACGGGGTGAGCGACTCCTCGCACGAGACGGTCTTCGACCGACTGGCACCCGTCTACGAGACGCCGGTCTGGTTCCGACCGCTGTACCGCCTCATCGGCGGTGCGACCGCGCCGCGGGACGACCGCTCGACGATCGCGTCGATGCTCGAGCCCGAGGCCGGAGCCGGGGCCGAAATCGAGGCCGAAGCCGAAGCGCCGACCGTGCTCGACGTCGCCTGCGGCACGGGCCGGATCACTCGACGCGTCGCCGGCGACGCAGCGTCAGTCGTGGGGGTCGACATCTCCGGAGGGATGCTCGAGCGAGCGCAGCGATACGCCGTCCGCGAGGGGATCGAGAACGTCGCGTTCGCGCGGATGAGCGCCGATGAACTGTGGATCGGTACGGACGCGTTCGACCGGGTGGCCTGCTGCTGGGCGCTGCACCTCTTTCCCGACATCGACGCGGCGCTGGCGGAAATCCGCCGCGTCCTCCGGCCCGGTGGTCGACTCGTCGGAACGACGATCGTCGACGAGTACGTGCTCGGCGCGGCGCCCGTGCGGGCGGTCGCGCGACTGACGGTCGGCGCCGAGCCGTTCGATGTCGAGTCGTTTCGCGACCGCCTCCGCGAGACGGGGTTCTCGAGCCTCGAGTTCGACCGCCGCGGTTCGGCGCTGTTCTTCCGGGCGCGCGCCGAGTAG
- a CDS encoding 5,10-methylenetetrahydromethanopterin reductase encodes MSDPDSPTWAIELTPEHPPERIADLAARAEADGFDIAFTSSHYFNRDPFVVLSRMASATDDLRLGPGVVNPYETHPVKLAAQTATIDEVSDGRAVFGVGAGDRSSLSNLGVERDRPLRRVLETFDLARELWDGETVTHEGTFTARDASLNLEPAGEIPVYVGAQGPHMLRMSAKHADGVLINAAHPRDLEWAAGKLEQGLADRPADAGEFESLAFASVSVAGDEEAAREAARPPVAFIAGGAADPVLERHDIDREAANEVSEALERGDLNEAFGRVTPEMIDAFCIAGTTETVAERFEAALEHVDGIVVGSPLGPDLEDAVDRASEALAAATDGEND; translated from the coding sequence ATGAGTGATCCCGACAGTCCGACCTGGGCGATCGAACTCACGCCCGAGCACCCGCCCGAGCGCATCGCCGACCTGGCGGCCCGCGCGGAGGCCGACGGGTTCGATATCGCCTTCACGAGCAGCCACTACTTCAATCGCGACCCGTTCGTCGTGCTCTCGAGGATGGCATCGGCGACCGACGACCTGCGCCTCGGGCCGGGAGTCGTCAACCCCTACGAGACCCACCCGGTCAAGCTCGCGGCCCAGACGGCGACGATCGACGAGGTCAGCGACGGGCGAGCCGTCTTCGGCGTCGGCGCCGGCGACCGCTCCTCGCTGTCCAATCTCGGCGTCGAGCGCGATCGGCCGCTTCGCCGGGTCCTCGAGACGTTCGACCTCGCACGCGAACTCTGGGACGGCGAGACCGTCACCCACGAGGGAACGTTCACCGCACGCGACGCGTCGCTGAACCTCGAGCCCGCGGGCGAGATCCCGGTCTACGTCGGCGCGCAGGGGCCCCACATGCTCCGGATGAGCGCGAAACACGCCGACGGCGTCCTGATCAACGCGGCCCATCCGCGGGACCTCGAGTGGGCCGCCGGCAAACTCGAGCAGGGGCTCGCCGACCGTCCGGCCGACGCCGGCGAATTCGAGTCGCTGGCGTTCGCGAGCGTCAGCGTCGCGGGCGACGAGGAGGCGGCTCGAGAGGCGGCCCGACCGCCCGTGGCCTTCATCGCCGGCGGCGCGGCCGATCCCGTCCTCGAGCGCCACGACATCGACCGCGAGGCGGCCAACGAGGTGAGCGAGGCGCTCGAGCGGGGTGACTTGAACGAGGCCTTCGGTCGCGTGACGCCCGAGATGATCGACGCCTTCTGTATCGCCGGGACGACCGAGACGGTCGCCGAGCGCTTCGAAGCGGCGCTCGAGCACGTCGACGGCATCGTCGTCGGCTCGCCGCTGGGCCCCGACCTCGAGGACGCGGTCGACCGCGCGAGCGAGGCGCTGGCGGCGGCGACGGACGGCGAAAACGACTGA
- a CDS encoding DUF7573 domain-containing protein: MTDDATLTDFAESEPSDDDDARDGDSASETDSDSNSDTELDHDSDSGGSVSAQSEFDDIDPGRVESDDSTVEDGLAADIDEELSGDAGLSTYGWGEYTCHRCGDETDRVWREDGDLVCPDCKSW, encoded by the coding sequence GTGACCGACGACGCGACACTCACGGATTTCGCCGAGTCCGAGCCGTCGGACGACGACGACGCTCGTGACGGCGACTCGGCTTCGGAGACCGACTCGGACTCGAATTCGGACACAGAGTTGGACCACGACTCGGACTCGGGGGGCAGTGTCTCGGCGCAGTCCGAGTTCGATGACATCGACCCGGGACGGGTCGAGTCCGACGACAGCACAGTCGAGGACGGTCTCGCCGCGGATATCGACGAGGAATTGAGCGGTGACGCCGGGCTCTCGACGTACGGCTGGGGCGAGTACACCTGTCACCGCTGTGGGGACGAGACTGACCGCGTCTGGCGCGAGGACGGGGATCTCGTCTGTCCGGACTGCAAAAGCTGGTAA
- a CDS encoding cold-shock protein, which produces MAQGTVAFFNDTGGYGFIETDDADEDVFFHMEDVGGPDLEEGQEVEFEIEEAEKGPRATNLERL; this is translated from the coding sequence ATGGCGCAAGGTACGGTCGCATTCTTCAACGACACTGGCGGCTACGGATTCATCGAAACTGACGACGCGGACGAAGACGTGTTCTTCCACATGGAGGACGTCGGCGGCCCCGACCTCGAGGAGGGTCAGGAGGTCGAGTTCGAGATCGAGGAGGCCGAAAAGGGCCCCCGAGCGACGAACCTCGAACGCCTGTAA
- a CDS encoding AAA family ATPase — protein sequence MTDANPPSRTGTELSTDRLAVSTVADLCADLEANVAEVIVGHEDVVEHVVTAMLGRGHVLLDDVPGVGKTMLARSIATSIDCEFRRIQFTPDLLPTDVTGVNVFNQQSREFEFQPGPVFGNVVLGDEINRAPPKTQSALLEAMEEEQVTVDGDTRELPDPFTVIATQNAIEPNRTYDLPFAELDRFMKKLHLGYPDPDEEAELLGRTVGNHPIESLEPVTDRETIVAARETVAETRVERPVREYATRLAGYTREHARVGVSPRGTIALLRAAQARAVTTGRDYVIPDDIQTEAPVVLPHRIKASDRERDGATVVENALERVPVE from the coding sequence ATGACTGACGCGAATCCGCCGTCCCGGACCGGGACCGAGCTGTCGACCGATCGGCTCGCGGTCTCGACGGTCGCCGACCTCTGTGCCGACCTCGAGGCGAACGTCGCCGAGGTGATCGTCGGCCACGAGGACGTGGTCGAACACGTCGTGACGGCGATGCTCGGCCGCGGACACGTCTTACTCGACGACGTTCCCGGCGTGGGCAAGACGATGCTGGCCCGCTCGATCGCCACCTCGATCGACTGCGAGTTCCGCCGGATTCAGTTCACGCCCGATCTCCTCCCGACGGACGTCACCGGCGTGAACGTCTTCAACCAGCAGAGTCGAGAGTTCGAGTTCCAGCCCGGTCCCGTCTTCGGCAACGTCGTGCTCGGCGACGAGATCAACCGCGCGCCGCCGAAGACCCAGTCGGCGCTACTCGAGGCCATGGAGGAAGAGCAGGTGACCGTCGACGGCGACACCCGCGAGCTGCCGGATCCGTTCACGGTCATCGCGACCCAGAACGCGATCGAACCGAACCGGACCTACGACCTGCCGTTCGCGGAGCTCGATCGCTTCATGAAGAAGCTCCACCTGGGCTATCCCGACCCCGACGAGGAGGCCGAACTGCTCGGCCGGACCGTCGGGAACCACCCCATCGAGTCACTCGAGCCGGTAACCGACCGGGAGACGATCGTCGCGGCCCGCGAGACCGTCGCGGAAACGCGCGTCGAGCGGCCGGTCCGGGAGTACGCGACGCGGCTGGCGGGCTACACCCGCGAACACGCCCGCGTCGGCGTCAGCCCCCGCGGGACGATCGCCCTCCTGCGGGCGGCCCAGGCGCGTGCGGTGACTACCGGCCGCGACTACGTCATCCCCGACGACATCCAGACGGAGGCGCCCGTCGTCCTCCCCCACCGGATCAAGGCGAGCGATCGCGAGCGCGACGGCGCGACGGTCGTCGAGAACGCCCTCGAGCGCGTGCCGGTCGAGTGA